In the genome of Acidobacteriota bacterium, one region contains:
- a CDS encoding PIG-L family deacetylase, which translates to MARGGPNGKPIKRIEIVSRRCSIPDAAGAMTDVLANNEPMERKILCVTAHPDDEASNFGGTVMRSVRDGVECRLICLTSGEAARNRGGAKDRGELKAMRRDELAASCEVLGFASFEAWDLGDAHLPEAPFFYAVGRLVSEIRRFQPELILTMGPEGSVTAHPDHGMAGTLTTTAFHWAAREYYFPEQGLPSHRALRLYYATALAQPPGFPEVWLPFPDVGVEMSEFLVRKFEAFRQHKTQTPLFARVEQALGGITTELYHLAAGVALPDGPRPATDLWAGLK; encoded by the coding sequence ATGGCACGTGGCGGGCCAAACGGAAAGCCCATAAAACGAATAGAAATCGTGAGCAGGCGCTGTTCGATTCCGGACGCTGCGGGTGCGATGACGGACGTCCTGGCGAATAATGAACCCATGGAACGGAAAATTCTATGTGTCACGGCGCACCCGGACGATGAGGCCAGCAATTTTGGCGGCACGGTGATGCGGTCGGTGCGCGACGGGGTCGAATGCCGGCTGATCTGCCTGACGTCGGGGGAAGCAGCACGCAACCGCGGCGGCGCCAAAGACCGCGGTGAGCTGAAGGCCATGCGCCGCGATGAGTTGGCGGCCTCGTGCGAAGTGCTGGGCTTTGCCTCGTTCGAAGCCTGGGATCTGGGCGATGCCCACTTGCCCGAAGCGCCGTTTTTTTACGCCGTCGGGCGGCTGGTGAGTGAAATTCGCCGCTTTCAGCCGGAGCTGATCCTCACCATGGGACCGGAGGGGTCGGTCACAGCCCATCCCGATCACGGCATGGCGGGCACGCTCACCACCACGGCTTTCCACTGGGCGGCACGCGAGTATTATTTCCCCGAGCAAGGCCTGCCGTCGCATCGCGCGCTGCGGCTCTATTACGCCACGGCCCTGGCGCAGCCACCAGGCTTCCCTGAGGTCTGGCTTCCCTTTCCCGACGTCGGAGTCGAGATGTCCGAGTTTCTGGTACGCAAATTCGAGGCCTTTCGCCAGCACAAGACGCAGACGCCGCTGTTCGCGCGGGTGGAACAAGCCCTCGGCGGCATAACCACGGAACTGTATCATTTGGCCGCCGGGGTCGCGTTGCCTGACGGTCCCCGACCGGCCACGGACCTTTGGGCCGGGCTAAAATAG
- the def gene encoding peptide deformylase translates to MVYPIVKYPDPVLTTPGKPLAAELGTPELHKLIDDMFESMYAANGVGLAAPQIGRSQRLTVIDCSVGEDPEQKLVLINPEILHREGKQTGEEGCLSIPGFRADVTRALAVRVRAQNADGEWFEAEGTELLARAMQHEIDHLNGVLFISHLSTLKRDLIKRKIRKLQKDGEW, encoded by the coding sequence ATGGTTTACCCGATTGTGAAATATCCGGACCCGGTGCTGACTACGCCCGGCAAGCCGCTCGCGGCCGAGCTGGGTACGCCCGAGTTGCACAAGCTGATTGACGACATGTTCGAGTCCATGTACGCCGCCAATGGCGTAGGACTGGCGGCGCCGCAGATTGGCCGCAGCCAGCGCCTGACGGTGATTGATTGCAGCGTAGGCGAGGATCCGGAGCAGAAGCTGGTGCTCATCAATCCCGAAATTCTGCACCGCGAGGGCAAGCAAACCGGCGAGGAGGGCTGCCTCAGCATTCCCGGCTTCCGCGCCGACGTCACGCGCGCCCTTGCGGTGCGCGTACGGGCGCAGAACGCGGATGGCGAGTGGTTCGAGGCCGAAGGCACGGAGTTGCTGGCGCGCGCCATGCAGCACGAAATCGACCATCTGAACGGCGTGCTGTTTATCTCGCACCTGAGCACGCTGAAGCGCGACCTGATCAAGCGCAAGATCCGCAAGCTGCAAAAAGACGGCGAGTGGTGA
- a CDS encoding CBS domain-containing protein has translation MTVADRMHPEPRCCVPHQRLLDALEILGEEDMNWVGVVATIAGREWLGWITAHDAAVFLGSFDKRPSEVMCREVMTEPPTVLTPEMDLDQACATIRHHCLHRLPVLQEGKFAGVLWLA, from the coding sequence ATGACCGTGGCCGACCGCATGCACCCCGAGCCGCGTTGTTGCGTGCCCCATCAGCGCCTGCTGGATGCGCTGGAGATATTGGGCGAAGAGGATATGAACTGGGTCGGGGTAGTCGCGACCATCGCCGGACGCGAATGGTTGGGCTGGATCACCGCGCATGATGCCGCCGTCTTCCTGGGCAGCTTCGACAAGCGGCCCTCGGAAGTCATGTGCCGGGAGGTCATGACGGAACCTCCCACAGTGCTGACGCCCGAGATGGATCTCGATCAGGCCTGCGCCACTATCCGCCATCATTGCCTGCACCGGCTGCCGGTGCTTCAGGAGGGCAAGTTCGCCGGCGTCCTCTGGCTCGCGTAA
- a CDS encoding L-seryl-tRNA(Sec) selenium transferase, translating to MKLRQIPSVDELLRRPALADTWAALGPSGSRRVIADCLKAVRAKPSDVALANLENDLRAAAQHRLQPSLRRVINATGVVLHTNLGRAPLAAAVAARMAEIASGYSNLELDLTTGRRSRRDRHLTRWFEELTGAPATIVVNNNAAAVLLAVHTLVIEPQGEVIVSRGELVEIGESFRIADIVARGGARLVEVGATNRTRLADYARALTPRTRMILRVHRSNFFMQGFVSQPEHRELAALARQRKIPLVEDLGSGELNLVRERLRAGVSLVTYSGDKLLGGPQAGMISGNAKLVEKLRTNPLFRALRAGSAIYAALEATLALYARDASGELPVVAAATAGGLEERTRRLAARLPPALGAKVVAGAAVMGGGSRPGETMTSWQIALPPALAAPLRRGEPPVVARVEHQHCLIDLRTVFAEEESALQAAIAAAYASQRTPANLPS from the coding sequence GTGAAGCTGCGTCAGATTCCCTCCGTCGATGAACTGCTGCGCCGGCCTGCGCTCGCCGACACCTGGGCCGCGCTGGGGCCGTCCGGGTCGCGGCGGGTCATCGCCGACTGCCTCAAGGCGGTGCGCGCCAAGCCCAGCGATGTGGCGCTGGCAAACCTGGAGAACGATTTGCGCGCGGCGGCCCAGCACCGGCTGCAGCCCTCGTTGCGCCGGGTCATCAACGCCACTGGGGTGGTGCTCCACACCAATCTGGGCCGGGCGCCGCTGGCGGCGGCAGTAGCGGCACGCATGGCGGAAATCGCCAGCGGCTACTCGAATCTTGAGCTCGACCTCACCACGGGCCGCCGTTCCCGGCGCGACCGGCACCTGACGCGCTGGTTTGAAGAACTCACCGGCGCGCCCGCCACCATCGTCGTCAATAACAATGCTGCAGCAGTACTGCTGGCAGTGCACACGCTGGTGATCGAACCGCAGGGGGAAGTGATTGTCTCGCGCGGCGAGCTGGTGGAGATCGGCGAGAGCTTCCGCATCGCGGACATTGTCGCGCGCGGCGGCGCCAGACTAGTCGAAGTGGGCGCGACCAACCGCACACGTCTCGCCGATTACGCGCGCGCGCTGACGCCGCGCACACGGATGATTCTGCGGGTACACCGGTCCAACTTCTTCATGCAGGGCTTTGTCTCCCAACCCGAGCACCGCGAGTTGGCGGCGCTGGCGCGCCAGCGCAAAATCCCCTTGGTTGAGGATTTGGGCAGCGGTGAACTGAATCTGGTGCGTGAACGTCTGCGCGCGGGCGTGAGTCTGGTGACCTACAGCGGCGACAAGCTGCTCGGCGGGCCGCAGGCCGGAATGATCAGCGGCAATGCCAAGCTGGTCGAGAAGCTGCGCACGAATCCGCTGTTTCGGGCCCTGCGCGCCGGTAGCGCCATCTACGCCGCTCTGGAGGCGACACTGGCGCTGTACGCACGTGACGCCAGCGGCGAGCTTCCGGTCGTTGCCGCCGCAACCGCCGGCGGCCTGGAAGAGCGCACCCGGCGCCTTGCCGCCCGGCTGCCGCCCGCCCTGGGCGCAAAAGTTGTTGCGGGCGCTGCGGTCATGGGTGGAGGCTCGCGCCCCGGCGAGACCATGACGTCCTGGCAAATCGCGCTGCCGCCGGCGCTGGCGGCGCCGCTGCGCCGGGGAGAGCCTCCGGTAGTTGCGCGCGTGGAACACCAGCACTGCCTCATCGACCTGCGCACCGTCTTTGCGGAGGAAGAGTCTGCTCTCCAGGCGGCCATCGCTGCGGCTTACGCGAGCCAGAGGACGCCGGCGAACTTGCCCTCCTGA
- a CDS encoding four helix bundle protein, producing MQDFRKLAVWTKAYELALDVYKATAKFPMDERFGLRSQLRRAAVSVAANIAEGCGRSGRAELRRFLQIAAGSSSEVECELLLARGLSLLTTAQHGELERRVLELKRMLTGLMNALGPPIKTDN from the coding sequence GTGCAGGACTTCAGAAAACTCGCGGTGTGGACGAAGGCTTATGAGCTTGCGCTCGATGTGTACAAGGCGACCGCCAAGTTCCCAATGGATGAGCGATTCGGTTTGCGCAGTCAATTGCGGCGCGCGGCGGTCTCAGTTGCGGCTAATATTGCGGAGGGCTGCGGGCGGAGTGGCAGAGCCGAGTTACGACGCTTCCTACAGATTGCCGCCGGCTCATCCAGCGAAGTCGAATGTGAACTACTGCTTGCGCGGGGCCTCAGCTTGCTCACAACGGCGCAACACGGCGAGCTCGAGCGACGGGTGCTTGAGCTCAAACGCATGCTCACCGGCCTGATGAACGCTCTCGGTCCACCCATCAAAACTGATAACTGA
- a CDS encoding chorismate synthase, whose protein sequence is MLTFSTAGESHGQALLALISGMPAGVPLDAAFVQRELWRRQQGYGRGGRMRIEHDTPEFLSGVRNGTTIGSPIAIQIANHDWKNWEQTLAVDAPAGEKARPVASPRPGHADLAGALKFNFKEARYVLERASARETAARVAAGAMAKLLLRELGIEVLSHVVALGAARLDPSSPASADALRALAAREEILLHCLDAASEQQMKAEVDQALRTGDTVGGVFELRAFGLPPGLGTCANWNERLDGRIAQAIMSIQAVKAVELGEGMSVAAAPGSEAQDPIGYDRAARRFTRAGNHAGGLEGGMTNGEEIVVRGYLKPISTLRRPLASVSFETREPVKAAYERSDVCVVPAAAVVGEAMLAFILAQAVLEKFGGDSLLELRRNYNAYGEQVRAF, encoded by the coding sequence ATGCTCACGTTTTCCACCGCGGGGGAGTCGCACGGGCAGGCGCTGCTTGCGTTGATCTCCGGCATGCCGGCCGGCGTGCCGCTGGACGCAGCCTTTGTGCAGCGCGAGCTCTGGCGCCGGCAGCAGGGTTACGGGCGCGGCGGGCGCATGCGCATCGAACACGATACGCCGGAGTTTCTCAGTGGCGTGCGCAACGGGACGACCATCGGCTCGCCGATTGCCATCCAGATCGCGAACCACGATTGGAAGAATTGGGAGCAGACGCTGGCGGTGGATGCGCCGGCGGGCGAAAAGGCGCGCCCGGTGGCGAGCCCGCGGCCCGGGCATGCGGATCTGGCGGGAGCCCTCAAGTTTAACTTTAAGGAAGCGCGGTATGTGCTGGAACGCGCAAGTGCACGCGAGACCGCGGCACGGGTCGCGGCAGGCGCCATGGCCAAGCTGCTGCTGCGCGAGTTGGGCATCGAGGTGCTCAGCCATGTCGTGGCGCTGGGAGCTGCACGGCTGGACCCGAGCAGCCCCGCTTCGGCAGATGCACTCCGCGCACTAGCGGCACGCGAGGAAATCTTGCTGCACTGCCTTGACGCCGCCTCCGAGCAGCAGATGAAAGCCGAGGTGGATCAGGCACTGCGCACCGGCGATACCGTAGGCGGAGTGTTCGAGCTCCGCGCCTTCGGGTTGCCGCCGGGGTTGGGCACGTGCGCCAATTGGAACGAGCGGCTGGATGGCCGCATCGCGCAGGCCATCATGTCGATCCAGGCCGTCAAAGCAGTCGAGCTTGGAGAAGGCATGAGCGTGGCGGCAGCGCCGGGATCGGAAGCGCAGGACCCGATCGGCTACGACCGCGCGGCGCGGCGGTTTACCCGCGCGGGCAATCACGCCGGTGGACTGGAAGGCGGCATGACCAACGGCGAGGAGATAGTCGTCCGTGGCTACCTCAAGCCGATTTCGACCTTGCGGCGGCCGCTGGCAAGCGTGAGCTTCGAGACCCGCGAGCCGGTCAAGGCGGCGTATGAGCGCTCCGATGTCTGCGTGGTGCCGGCGGCGGCGGTGGTGGGCGAGGCGATGCTGGCATTCATTCTGGCGCAGGCGGTGCTGGAAAAGTTCGGCGGCGACTCACTGCTGGAGCTGCGGCGCAATTACAATGCTTATGGCGAGCAGGTGCGCGCGTTCTAA
- a CDS encoding trypsin-like serine protease codes for MKWLAIWAAMCIGLFGQSTVSVLVRAALVNDRLDQKPVPLLQVHFRPAAGGAGVTATTGFSGRARLRLPPGQYTLSTPAPVTFDGVSYRWTLTVAVAGASQEIDLSNANAQRTLSAPAPAKPKRPSARRSLAARFEHLRSSVVTVWTDLDHGSGFIVSPDGLVLANDHVVMGADFVAVQFDPSHRVRAEVLTEDHDRDIAVLRVNLQSYPPATVAPLATAEALAAIHPGDRVFTIGSPLHERKILTSGIISGVQPQTLLSGININPGNSGGPLFDAEGRVIGITAFSERAGSGPGVSGILEISQAWPALAKARVAAQSDTVPSPVLLPVAPSAPYPLDALQKAATGTYHPGRYRFGEGGFDVQVVTPPFRVWLQDHRAAEAAWERKHHSRDRRQGSAFDPAAAIRQDHTDARAIVEIDAVPKVRPTKLTFFLQLQRLARVPLHLRYTADFERMQLFCGAHVVTPVLPVKAVLRTDFYTAAYSRGRREDRTYGLDDAFQGAYRYGPEAFNPTCGTMRLRLYSSLGKPVRTRTLSPKLVERVWRDFAPWRAAKKVFSNQ; via the coding sequence GTGAAGTGGTTGGCGATTTGGGCTGCGATGTGTATCGGCCTGTTCGGGCAGAGCACGGTCAGCGTGCTGGTGCGGGCGGCGCTGGTGAACGATCGTCTCGATCAGAAGCCAGTGCCGCTGCTGCAAGTGCATTTCCGGCCCGCTGCCGGGGGCGCCGGGGTGACCGCGACGACCGGCTTCAGCGGCCGTGCGCGTCTGCGCCTTCCGCCCGGCCAGTACACCTTGAGCACACCCGCCCCGGTCACCTTCGACGGGGTGAGTTATCGTTGGACGCTGACGGTCGCGGTCGCCGGCGCCTCGCAGGAAATTGACCTGAGCAATGCCAATGCGCAGCGCACCCTCAGCGCCCCAGCGCCTGCCAAGCCCAAGCGGCCATCGGCGCGCCGCTCCCTCGCGGCCCGTTTTGAGCACCTGCGCAGCAGCGTCGTCACCGTCTGGACTGACCTCGACCATGGCTCCGGCTTTATCGTCTCGCCGGACGGCCTCGTCCTTGCCAACGATCACGTGGTCATGGGCGCCGACTTCGTGGCGGTGCAGTTCGACCCGAGCCATAGAGTGCGCGCGGAGGTTCTGACCGAAGATCACGACCGTGACATCGCGGTATTGCGCGTCAACCTGCAAAGCTATCCTCCAGCGACCGTGGCCCCGCTGGCCACAGCAGAGGCACTGGCCGCGATACATCCGGGCGACCGCGTATTTACGATTGGCAGCCCTTTGCATGAGCGCAAGATCCTGACTTCCGGCATTATCAGCGGCGTGCAGCCGCAGACGCTGCTGTCGGGCATCAACATCAACCCCGGTAACTCCGGCGGCCCGCTCTTCGATGCTGAGGGCCGCGTCATCGGCATTACTGCCTTCAGCGAGCGGGCCGGCAGCGGGCCTGGTGTTTCCGGGATACTCGAAATCTCGCAGGCCTGGCCGGCGCTGGCGAAGGCCCGGGTTGCGGCCCAGTCCGATACAGTACCTTCTCCGGTTTTGCTGCCCGTGGCGCCCAGCGCGCCCTATCCGCTGGACGCGCTGCAAAAGGCGGCTACCGGCACGTACCACCCCGGCCGGTACCGCTTTGGCGAAGGCGGCTTTGACGTGCAGGTGGTCACACCGCCCTTTCGCGTCTGGCTGCAGGATCATCGCGCCGCCGAAGCCGCCTGGGAGCGCAAGCATCACAGCCGCGACCGCCGCCAGGGTTCGGCCTTCGATCCCGCCGCCGCAATCCGGCAGGATCACACCGACGCCCGCGCGATTGTGGAAATCGATGCCGTTCCCAAAGTTCGTCCCACCAAACTGACCTTCTTCCTGCAGTTACAGCGCCTCGCCCGTGTTCCCCTGCACTTGCGCTATACCGCTGATTTCGAGCGTATGCAGCTTTTCTGCGGCGCGCACGTCGTCACCCCCGTACTGCCCGTCAAGGCCGTTCTTCGCACCGATTTCTATACTGCGGCCTACAGCCGCGGCCGCCGCGAGGATCGCACCTATGGTCTTGACGACGCCTTTCAGGGCGCCTACCGCTATGGTCCTGAGGCCTTCAATCCCACCTGCGGCACCATGCGGCTGCGCCTTTACTCCAGCCTCGGCAAGCCGGTGAGGACGAGGACGTTGAGCCCGAAGCTCGTCGAGCGCGTCTGGCGAGACTTTGCACCGTGGCGTGCCGCGAAGAAAGTTTTCAGTAATCAGTAA
- a CDS encoding peptide chain release factor 1: MLDRLQKIAAQYDALTAELASPEVIADSSRYQKTARAHAELQPLVDEYQHYRELQLQAAEARQMQHDSDAEMKQLANEELARLEPEIAVSEQKLRELLLPADPNDQKNVVLEIRAGTGGDEATLFAAEMFRMYSRFAEQQRWRVEILSSSESGVHGLKEVVAIVEGRGAYSQLKYESGVHRVQRVPATEQQGRVHTSAVTVAVLPEAEEVDVQIDPKDIRIDTFCSSGPGGQSVNTTYSAVRITHLPTGMIVSCQDEKSQIKNRAKAMRVLRSRLLELEQEKQHQAIAAERKQQVGSGDRSEKIRTYNFPQNRVTDHRAGISLHQLGEVMDGRLQPLIQALREHFQAERLQKESAA, encoded by the coding sequence ATGCTTGACCGGCTGCAAAAAATCGCGGCGCAATACGACGCCCTTACCGCCGAGCTGGCCTCGCCCGAGGTCATCGCCGACAGCTCGCGCTACCAGAAGACCGCCCGGGCGCACGCCGAGCTGCAGCCCCTGGTGGACGAGTACCAGCACTACCGCGAGCTTCAGCTACAAGCGGCCGAGGCACGGCAGATGCAGCACGACAGCGACGCCGAAATGAAGCAGTTGGCCAATGAGGAACTGGCGCGGCTGGAACCGGAAATCGCGGTGAGCGAACAGAAATTGCGCGAGCTGCTGCTGCCCGCCGATCCCAACGACCAGAAAAACGTGGTGCTGGAAATTCGCGCCGGCACGGGCGGCGACGAGGCCACGCTGTTTGCCGCCGAAATGTTCCGCATGTACAGCCGCTTCGCCGAGCAGCAGCGCTGGCGGGTTGAGATTTTGTCCTCGAGCGAGAGCGGGGTACACGGACTGAAAGAGGTCGTGGCGATCGTCGAGGGGCGCGGGGCTTATAGCCAGCTCAAGTACGAGAGCGGCGTCCATCGCGTGCAGCGTGTACCGGCAACCGAACAGCAGGGGCGCGTGCATACTTCGGCGGTGACGGTCGCGGTGCTGCCGGAAGCCGAGGAAGTGGATGTGCAGATCGATCCCAAGGATATCCGGATTGATACGTTCTGCTCGTCGGGTCCCGGCGGCCAGTCGGTAAACACGACCTACTCCGCAGTGCGCATCACCCACTTGCCGACGGGCATGATCGTGAGCTGCCAGGATGAAAAATCGCAGATCAAAAACCGTGCCAAGGCGATGCGCGTGCTGCGCTCACGGCTGCTGGAGCTGGAGCAGGAGAAGCAGCATCAGGCGATTGCCGCCGAGCGCAAGCAACAGGTCGGCTCCGGCGACCGCAGCGAAAAGATCCGCACCTACAACTTTCCCCAGAATCGCGTCACCGATCACCGCGCCGGCATCAGCCTGCACCAGTTGGGCGAAGTAATGGACGGCAGGCTGCAGCCGCTCATCCAGGCGCTGCGCGAGCATTTTCAGGCGGAGAGATTACAGAAAGAATCGGCAGCCTAA